The following are encoded together in the Coffea arabica cultivar ET-39 chromosome 1c, Coffea Arabica ET-39 HiFi, whole genome shotgun sequence genome:
- the LOC113742438 gene encoding benzyl alcohol O-benzoyltransferase-like has protein sequence MSYGYCCNQWYCINPMLWEGSLSLSKYIRWWWSNHCARSSLFVGNKMGSKSLTFRVTRQKPELVRPAKSTPRECKLLSDIDDQEGLRFQVPVIQFYRSDDDHLHSRRDPVKVIREAIAKALVFYYPFAGRLRECAGRKLVVDCTGEGVMFIEADAEVTLEQFGEELQPPFPCLEELLYDVPESAGVLHCPLLLIQVTRLRCGGFIFAVRLNHTMADVTGLVQFMNAVGEIARGASAPSVLPVWQRERLNARDPPRVTCIHHAYDEVPDTKGTIIPLDDMVHRSFFFGPAEVSALRKSIPLDISRKCSTFEVLTACLWLCRTIALQPEPNEEVRVIYVVNARSKFDPPLPQGYYGNAFGFPVALTTAGELCKRPLRYALELVTKAKGDVTEDYMKSVADLMVIKGRPHFTVVRTYLVSDVTRIGFNEVDFGWGRPEFGGPAKGGVSAIPGVASFYIPVTNKNGEKGRVVPICLPGFAMDRFVRELEKLLSNNHHSIIDGSTFVRSAL, from the exons ATGAGTTATGGCTACTGTTGCAATCAGTGGTACTGTATAAATCCCATGCTGTGGGAAGGAAG CCTGAGCCTGAGCAAATATATTCGTTGGTGGTGGTCAAATCACTGCGCGCGTAGCAGTTTGTTTGTGGGCAACAAAATGGGATCAAAGTCTCTGACATTCAGGGTGACCAGACAAAAGCCTGAGCTGGTCCGTCCGGCGAAGTCCACTCCTCGGGAATGCAAGCTCCTCTCTGACATCGACGATCAAGAGGGTCTTCGCTTTCAAGTCCCTGTCATCCAATTTTACCGCAGCGATGATGATCATCTTCATAGCAGGAGAGACCCCGTGAAGGTGATCAGGGAGGCTATTGCCAAGGCTCTGGTGTTCTACTACCCCTTCGCGGGGCGTCTCAGAGAATGCGCCGGGAGGAAGCTGGTGGTGGACTGCACGGGGGAGGGTGTCATGTTCATTGAAGCGGATGCAGAGGTGACGCTGGAGCAGTTTGGGGAAGAACTTCAGCCTCCATTCCCCTGCCTGGAGGAGCTCCTCTATGATGTTCCTGAGTCTGCAGGAGTCCTTCACTGTCCTTTACTGCTTATACAG GTGACTCGTTTGAGATGCGGGGGTTTCATCTTCGCAGTGCGCCTGAATCACACCATGGCCGACGTTACCGGACTCGTTCAGTTCATGAATGCAGTCGGCGAAATCGCACGGGGAGCTTCCGCCCCATCTGTACTGCCAGTATGGCAGAGAGAGCGCCTGAACGCCAGAGACCCGCCAAGGGTGACGTGCATCCATCATGCATACGATGAGGTACCCGATACCAAAGGAACCATAATTCCCCTGGACGACATGGTCCACCGCTCTTTCTTCTTTGGCCCGGCGGAGGTGTCAGCTTTGAGAAAATCCATCCCGCTCGACATCAGTCGCAAGTGTTCGACATTTGAGGTTTTGACAGCCTGTCTCTGGCTTTGCCGAACCATCGCCCTCCAGCCCGAACCCAATGAGGAAGTCCGCGTGATCTACGTCGTCAATGCTCGCTCCAAGTTCGATCCACCCTTGCCACAAGGATACTACGGCAATGCCTTTGGATTTCCGGTGGCCCTGACGACTGCCGGAGAGCTGTGCAAGAGGCCTCTCAGATATGCGTTGGAGCTGGTGACCAAGGCCAAAGGTGATGTGACTGAAGATTACATGAAATCGGTGGCTGATTTAATGGTTATCAAAGGGAGGCCTCATTTCACCGTGGTGAGGACTTATCTCGTGTCGGATGTTACTCGGATTGGGTTCAATGAGGTGGACTTTGGTTGGGGAAGGCCAGAGTTCGGAGGCCCGGCCAAGGGCGGGGTTAGTGCCATCCCCGGCGTGGCGAGCTTTTACATACCTGTCACGAACAAGAACGGGGAGAAAGGAAGAGTGGTTCCTATTTGCCTCCCGGGCTTTGCGATGGACAGATTTGTGAGAGAGCTAGAGAAGTTGTTGAGCAACAACCATCACAGTATTATTGATGGCTCCACTTTTGTCAGATCAGCCCTGTGA